The genomic DNA CCACGCCGACAGGGCGGGGCTCGAATCGGTGCTCGATGCTACCGACGACCTCCGGGTGATTCCGCATTCGGAGACGCCGTTCGCCGAGCCGGGGACGCTCGGGTCGCTTTCTCACCGGACAGAGCTGCAGCCGTAGCTCGGCGGGCAGCCTAAGAAAAAACGAACGTCGGGGGCGTTAGTTGCCGACTTCGATGGCGCGCTCGACGACGTCCTCGCTGTAGAGGTCCGCGAGGTCGTCGTGCTGGTCCGGACGGTTCTCGTAGACGTCCTGGAACAGCTTGACGGGCGTCATCAGAGCCTGGTAGGTCGCCTCGTCCCACATGCGGTCGCTGGAGACGTCGACCTGAACGCCGTCGATTTCGATGGTGGCCGCGCGGGTCATCGCGATGGCACCCTTGCCGGCCTCCTTTGCGGCCTCGAACTCCTCCATGGAGTCGACGATATCGTCCATGCTGGGGACGTAATCGACGAGGTCAAGCAGTTCGTCGGCGAGTTCCTCCTCGGACTCACAGAAGATTTCGGTGCTACCGACTTCGAGTTCGTAGCCGCCGTCTTCTTCTTCAAGCTCGATGCGGTCGCCGCTGTAGACCTCGACGCCGTCTTCGCTTTCGAGTTCGACCTCGCGGCCGTCGGCGTCGATGAGCCAGTAGCCCGTTGCCGGCGGGAGCGGGCTCTTGTTGGCCTCGACGACCTGCCCGGGCGTCAAAGACCAGATGCCGAGCATCCCCATCGCGTTGTTGGCGGTGATGCGGTCGTGGTAGCCCTCGACGTCGCGGATGTCGTCGTAGGGACCGTCCACGGAGATGAGGCCGGCAGCGCTGGCTGCGCGGGACGTGTTGTGGCGGAGCTCCTTCCACTCGGGGAGGCCACCGGTCGGCGTGATGGCGCGCATATCCTTCGTGTAGTCGACCTCGCCGTCGACGAGCAGGAAGAGCCGTTCGAGGTTGTTGTCAGCCTTGCCCATCTCCTCGCGGAGCTTGCCCATCGCGAGTTCGGCGGAGCCGGACTCGATGATGACGGACATGGCAATCGAGCCCTCTTCGAGGCCGTACTCGTTTTCGACGATGGTGATGAACTCGTCGGCCTTCTTCCAGTCGTCGATGTCGCCGACTTCAGGGATGACAAAGCCGTCGATGTGCTCGATAGCGCCGTTTTCGGGGTCGGCGATTTCGAGCATGTGCTGGAAGCCCTGATAGCGGGTCTCGGGGCTGTCGCGGTGCCAGACGACGCGCGGGTGAATCTCGCCGGGGAAGTCGGCGCCGCTCTCGGCGACGACCTCGGCGATGTTCTCGGCACCCTCATCGCGCATGTTCGGGGCGGTGGCGTCTTCGTTGTCCGGGACCCACACGTCGGGGGCCTGCATGCCGCGGAGTTCGATGGCGCTACGAAGCTTCTTGGCGGAGTCTTCGACGCCCTTCTCGGCGGTCGGGGTCGTGAAGAACGTCCGCACGAACGTTCGGTCGTGGGTTCGCTTGTCGAGAGTCATCTCGGTCACCAGAACCGTCGAGTCGACCATTATTAAAAGTGGCCGATTCGGCATTACGGTCGGAACGGGCCGTTTTCACGTAGTAACCACTACTGACCGCGAAGAAAGAAAGGACGTAATCGGGATGCCGGGTTAGTTGCCGTCGGAGGTGAGCGGGTCCGACTCTTCCTCGGTGAAGCCGGCGGATTTTTCCATCCGCTCTTTGGCTTCGGGGTCGAACTGCGCCTCGATGTCCTGGAAGCGCGAGACGAACGAAAGCTCGTGGTGGCTCTCGGTCTCGTGGCCCAGGTAGCGGCCTTCGAGGTCCCACTGCGCTTCCTCGTCGTTCTGCTCGATGTTCTTCATGTCCTCGTAGACGGCGTGTGCGCCGGAGTGCAGGGCGTACAGCGTGATGAAGATGTACTGGTAGCCGAGGTCGCCGAGTTCCTGGAACGTCAGGGCGTCTTCTTCCTCGGACCACGCGAAGGAGCTGGAGTAGTTGAAGGCGAGGTCCAGCTCGGGGTGGGTCTCGTGGATGGTTTCGGCGTACTCGACGGCGTCCTCGCGGGACGGGTCGGGCATCTCGGGCCAGACCAGGTCGACGCCGGCGTCGGCGTAGATGCGGCCGCGCTCGAGGTGTTCTTCCCAGTCACCGTTGGCGGAGCCGTAGGCGTCCGTCCGGGCGATGATGATGGTGTCCTCGGACTGCTTGGCGTCGACGGCCGCGCTGAAGCGGGCCTCGGCGTCCTCGCGGGAGATGATCTTCTTGCCGGCGATGTGACCGCAGCGCTTGGGCGTCGTCTGGTCCTCGATGTGGACCGCAGCGACGCCGGCCTTCTCGTATTCGCGGACGGCACGGCGGACGTTGTGGATGCCACCGTAGCCAGTGTCACAGTCGGCGACGACCGGCAGGTTCGTCGCTTCGACGATGCGCTTTGCGTTCTCGACCATCTCGGTCATCGTGACCATCTCGAGGTCCGGGAAGCCGAACTGGCCAAGGACCGTCGAGTAGCCCGACATGTACGCGGCGTCCAGACCGGCCATCTCGGCCAGTCGGGCGTCGAGGGCGTGGTAGAGGCCCGGCGCGAAGGTGAAGTCCTGCTCCTCGAACTTCTCTCGAAGCTCGCGGGCGGCAGGGTTGTCAACGTCTCGAACAATCGATTCCGTGTTCTGGACGCGGCTCGCAACCTCGTC from Natronomonas pharaonis DSM 2160 includes the following:
- the aceA gene encoding isocitrate lyase; this encodes MAHDNDGTDEVASRVQNTESIVRDVDNPAARELREKFEEQDFTFAPGLYHALDARLAEMAGLDAAYMSGYSTVLGQFGFPDLEMVTMTEMVENAKRIVEATNLPVVADCDTGYGGIHNVRRAVREYEKAGVAAVHIEDQTTPKRCGHIAGKKIISREDAEARFSAAVDAKQSEDTIIIARTDAYGSANGDWEEHLERGRIYADAGVDLVWPEMPDPSREDAVEYAETIHETHPELDLAFNYSSSFAWSEEEDALTFQELGDLGYQYIFITLYALHSGAHAVYEDMKNIEQNDEEAQWDLEGRYLGHETESHHELSFVSRFQDIEAQFDPEAKERMEKSAGFTEEESDPLTSDGN
- the aceB gene encoding malate synthase AceB gives rise to the protein MTLDKRTHDRTFVRTFFTTPTAEKGVEDSAKKLRSAIELRGMQAPDVWVPDNEDATAPNMRDEGAENIAEVVAESGADFPGEIHPRVVWHRDSPETRYQGFQHMLEIADPENGAIEHIDGFVIPEVGDIDDWKKADEFITIVENEYGLEEGSIAMSVIIESGSAELAMGKLREEMGKADNNLERLFLLVDGEVDYTKDMRAITPTGGLPEWKELRHNTSRAASAAGLISVDGPYDDIRDVEGYHDRITANNAMGMLGIWSLTPGQVVEANKSPLPPATGYWLIDADGREVELESEDGVEVYSGDRIELEEEDGGYELEVGSTEIFCESEEELADELLDLVDYVPSMDDIVDSMEEFEAAKEAGKGAIAMTRAATIEIDGVQVDVSSDRMWDEATYQALMTPVKLFQDVYENRPDQHDDLADLYSEDVVERAIEVGN